One window of the Gymnogyps californianus isolate 813 chromosome 13, ASM1813914v2, whole genome shotgun sequence genome contains the following:
- the EDEM1 gene encoding ER degradation-enhancing alpha-mannosidase-like protein 1 isoform X1, which produces MQWRSLVLGLLLLRLGLQALLALLPALAPGLCLRRRFPFPFQPPPAALGPHGGTGPGSSHWGSLLRRGGGGGGGAAGGDEYERRYSGAFPPQLRARLRDAARGMFVFGYDSYMQHAFPRDELDPLHCRGRGPDRHDPSNLNINDVLGNYSLTLIDALDTLAVMGNSSEFQKAVKLVIDTVSFDKDSTVQVFEATIRVLGSLLSAHIIITDTKQPFGDMTIKDYDNELLHMAHDLAVRLLPAFENTKTGIPYPRVNLKKGVPPDSNNETCTAGAGSLLVEFGILSRLLGDSTFEWVARRAVKALWNLRSNNTGLLGNVVNIQTGHWVGKQSGLGAGSDSFYEYLLKSYILFGEKEDLEMFNDAYRNIQNHLRRGREACNEGEGDPPLYVNVNMFTGQLMNTWIDSLQAFFPGLQVLIGDVEDAICLHAFYYAIWKRYGALPERYNWQLQAPDVPFYPLRPELVESTYLLYQATKNPFYLHVGMDILQSLEKYTKAKCGYATLHHVVEKTKEDRMESFFLSETCKYLYLLFDEENPVHKSGNKYMFTTEGHVVSVDERFRNSLWQDILPGEEDSAEKIKPNELKAVNFSSNCNRVPDERRYLLPLKSNYMRQIDRMVGLI; this is translated from the exons ATGCAATGGCGGTCgctggtgctggggctgctgctgctgaggctggggctgcaggcgCTGCTGGCGCTGCTGCCCGCGCTGGCGCCCGGCCTCTGCCTGCGCCGCcgcttccctttccccttccagccgccgcccgccgccctcGGCCCGCACGGCGGCACCGGCCCCGGCTCCTCGCACTGGGGCTCGCTGCTACGtcggggcggcggcggtggcggcggagcggcggggggggacgaGTACGAGCGGCGGTACAGCGGAGCTTTCCCGCCGCAGCTGCGGGCCCGGCTGCGCGACGCCGCCCGCGGCATGTTCGTCTTCGGCTATGACAGCTACATGCAGCACGCCTTCCCGCGGGACGAGCTCGACCCTCTCCACTGCCGCGGCCGAGGTCCCGACCGCCACGACCC ctccAACCTCAACATCAACGACGTGCTGGGAAACTACTCGCTGACGCTGATCGACGCGCTGGACACCCTGGCG GTAATGGGAAACTCCTCAGAATTCCAGAAAGCAGTGAAGTTGGTGATTGACACGGTTTCATTTGATAAAGACTCAACGGTCCAAGTTTTTGAGGCAACGATCAG GGTTTTGGGAAGCCTGCTTTCTGCCCACATAATAATTACAGATACCAAACAGCCTTTTGGTGATATGACCATTAAGGATTATGACAATGAACTGTTGCATATGGCTCATGACCTAGCAGTGAGACTACTTCCAGCCTTTGAGAACACCAAAACTGGAATTCCATATCCTCGG GTCAATCTGAAGAAGGGAGTACCTCCAGACAGCAATAATGAAACTTGTACTGCAGGAGCCGGTTCCTTGCTGGTGGAGTTTGGTATCCTTAGCAGGCTGCTTGGCGATTCCACGTTTGAATGGGTGGCCAGGAGAGCTGTCAAAGCCCTCTGGAATCTCAGGAGCAATAACACCGGACTGCTAG GAAATGTTGTGAATATTCAAACTGGTCATTGGGTTGGAAAGCAGAGCGGCTTGGGAGCAGGGTCGGATTCATTCTATGAATACCTTCTGAAGTCTTACATCctttttggagaaaaggaggactTGGAGATGTTCAATGATGCTTATCGGAACATTCAAAACCACTTGAGAAGAGG TCGAGAAGCTTGCAATGAAGGTGAAGGTGACCCTCCTTTGTATGTTAATGTAAACATGTTCACAGGACAGCTGATGAACACGTGGATTGACTCTTTGCAAGCCTTTTTTCCTGGACTACAG GTATTGATAGGAGATGTGGAAGATGCTATTTGTCTCCATGCTTTTTATTATGCCATATGGAAACGATACGGAGCTCTCCCAGAAAGATACAACTGGCAATTGCAAGCACCGGATGTTCCCTTTTATCCACTGAGGCCAGAGTTAGTGGAATCCACGTATCTTCTTTATCAG GCCACAAAGAACCCATTTTACCTTCATGTGGGAATGGATATTCTGCAGAGTTtggaaaaatatacaaaagcaaA GTGTGGCTATGCCACGTTACACCACGTTGTAGAGAAGACAAAGGAAGATCGAATGGAGAGcttttttctcagtgaaacatgtaaatatttgtacCTG TTGTTTGATGAAGAGAATCCAGTGCATAAATCTGGAAATAAGTATATGTTTACTACTGAGGGGCATGTCGTGTCTGTGGATGAACGTTTTCGTAACTCACTGTGGCAAGACATcctccctggagaagaggacagcgcagaaaaaattaaacctaACGAATTAAAGGCAGTCAACTTCAGCTCTAAT TGTAACAGAGTTCCTGATGAGAGGAGATACTTACTGCCATTGAAGAGTAACTACATGAGACAGATTGATCGAATGGTGGGCTTGATCTGA
- the EDEM1 gene encoding ER degradation-enhancing alpha-mannosidase-like protein 1 isoform X2 has translation MQWRSLVLGLLLLRLGLQALLALLPALAPGLSLLRRGGGGGGGAAGGDEYERRYSGAFPPQLRARLRDAARGMFVFGYDSYMQHAFPRDELDPLHCRGRGPDRHDPSNLNINDVLGNYSLTLIDALDTLAVMGNSSEFQKAVKLVIDTVSFDKDSTVQVFEATIRVLGSLLSAHIIITDTKQPFGDMTIKDYDNELLHMAHDLAVRLLPAFENTKTGIPYPRVNLKKGVPPDSNNETCTAGAGSLLVEFGILSRLLGDSTFEWVARRAVKALWNLRSNNTGLLGNVVNIQTGHWVGKQSGLGAGSDSFYEYLLKSYILFGEKEDLEMFNDAYRNIQNHLRRGREACNEGEGDPPLYVNVNMFTGQLMNTWIDSLQAFFPGLQVLIGDVEDAICLHAFYYAIWKRYGALPERYNWQLQAPDVPFYPLRPELVESTYLLYQATKNPFYLHVGMDILQSLEKYTKAKCGYATLHHVVEKTKEDRMESFFLSETCKYLYLLFDEENPVHKSGNKYMFTTEGHVVSVDERFRNSLWQDILPGEEDSAEKIKPNELKAVNFSSNCNRVPDERRYLLPLKSNYMRQIDRMVGLI, from the exons ATGCAATGGCGGTCgctggtgctggggctgctgctgctgaggctggggctgcaggcgCTGCTGGCGCTGCTGCCCGCGCTGGCGCCCGGCCT CTCGCTGCTACGtcggggcggcggcggtggcggcggagcggcggggggggacgaGTACGAGCGGCGGTACAGCGGAGCTTTCCCGCCGCAGCTGCGGGCCCGGCTGCGCGACGCCGCCCGCGGCATGTTCGTCTTCGGCTATGACAGCTACATGCAGCACGCCTTCCCGCGGGACGAGCTCGACCCTCTCCACTGCCGCGGCCGAGGTCCCGACCGCCACGACCC ctccAACCTCAACATCAACGACGTGCTGGGAAACTACTCGCTGACGCTGATCGACGCGCTGGACACCCTGGCG GTAATGGGAAACTCCTCAGAATTCCAGAAAGCAGTGAAGTTGGTGATTGACACGGTTTCATTTGATAAAGACTCAACGGTCCAAGTTTTTGAGGCAACGATCAG GGTTTTGGGAAGCCTGCTTTCTGCCCACATAATAATTACAGATACCAAACAGCCTTTTGGTGATATGACCATTAAGGATTATGACAATGAACTGTTGCATATGGCTCATGACCTAGCAGTGAGACTACTTCCAGCCTTTGAGAACACCAAAACTGGAATTCCATATCCTCGG GTCAATCTGAAGAAGGGAGTACCTCCAGACAGCAATAATGAAACTTGTACTGCAGGAGCCGGTTCCTTGCTGGTGGAGTTTGGTATCCTTAGCAGGCTGCTTGGCGATTCCACGTTTGAATGGGTGGCCAGGAGAGCTGTCAAAGCCCTCTGGAATCTCAGGAGCAATAACACCGGACTGCTAG GAAATGTTGTGAATATTCAAACTGGTCATTGGGTTGGAAAGCAGAGCGGCTTGGGAGCAGGGTCGGATTCATTCTATGAATACCTTCTGAAGTCTTACATCctttttggagaaaaggaggactTGGAGATGTTCAATGATGCTTATCGGAACATTCAAAACCACTTGAGAAGAGG TCGAGAAGCTTGCAATGAAGGTGAAGGTGACCCTCCTTTGTATGTTAATGTAAACATGTTCACAGGACAGCTGATGAACACGTGGATTGACTCTTTGCAAGCCTTTTTTCCTGGACTACAG GTATTGATAGGAGATGTGGAAGATGCTATTTGTCTCCATGCTTTTTATTATGCCATATGGAAACGATACGGAGCTCTCCCAGAAAGATACAACTGGCAATTGCAAGCACCGGATGTTCCCTTTTATCCACTGAGGCCAGAGTTAGTGGAATCCACGTATCTTCTTTATCAG GCCACAAAGAACCCATTTTACCTTCATGTGGGAATGGATATTCTGCAGAGTTtggaaaaatatacaaaagcaaA GTGTGGCTATGCCACGTTACACCACGTTGTAGAGAAGACAAAGGAAGATCGAATGGAGAGcttttttctcagtgaaacatgtaaatatttgtacCTG TTGTTTGATGAAGAGAATCCAGTGCATAAATCTGGAAATAAGTATATGTTTACTACTGAGGGGCATGTCGTGTCTGTGGATGAACGTTTTCGTAACTCACTGTGGCAAGACATcctccctggagaagaggacagcgcagaaaaaattaaacctaACGAATTAAAGGCAGTCAACTTCAGCTCTAAT TGTAACAGAGTTCCTGATGAGAGGAGATACTTACTGCCATTGAAGAGTAACTACATGAGACAGATTGATCGAATGGTGGGCTTGATCTGA